Proteins encoded by one window of Epinephelus moara isolate mb chromosome 18, YSFRI_EMoa_1.0, whole genome shotgun sequence:
- the LOC126404893 gene encoding uncharacterized protein LOC126404893, with amino-acid sequence MEMSLACILIFIQLFEAYAELIFRQLMENQSLELSCSPQLEHGSLMSLHLYHRSSQNQTTLLSMAEGDKLRVDPEHRKRLQFRGGLDSLHLNVTMSHLQRSDTGIYMWELSYKENNSDRIAICAQKVFLLVEGTGRPCQCSPSYPPVLFTIFTAAGFLLLTLSWLATDKCVKARRRHRPPPPAPIYEEMTRKQQSAGIPQNSPEAPSHLEEVNFPVYANPNIRQPQDNYYACPRQLALRA; translated from the exons ATGGAGATGAGCTTGGCAtgcattcttattttcattcaGCTCTTTGAAG CCTACGCAGAGTTGATCTTCAGGCAGCTGATGGAGAACCAGTCACTGGAGCTCTCCTGTTCCCCTCAGCTGGAACACGGCAGCCTGATGAGCCTCCATCTGTACCATCGCAGCAGCCAGAACCAGACGACCCTGCTGTCCATGGCAGAGGGTGACAAACTCAGGGTCGACCCAGAGCACAGGAAGCGTCTGCAGTTCCGTGGAGGTCTGGACTCCCTGCACCTCAATGTGACCATGTCCCATTTACAGCGCAGTGACACAGGAATCTACATGTGGGAGCTGAGCTACAAAGAGAACAACTCGGATAGGATCGCCATCTGCGCTCAAAAGGTCTTTTTGTTGGTTGAAGGAACAG GGAGGCCGTGCCAGTGCTCTCCCAGCTACCCTCCTGTGCTGTTCACCATCTTCACAGCAGCAGGATTTCTTCTGCTCACGCTCAGCTGGCTGGCCACGGACAAATGT GTGAAGGCAAGGCGTCGTCACAGACCACCACCGCCTGCTCCTATCTATGAGGAAATGACCAGGAAGCAGCAGAGCGCTGGAATCCCTCAAAATAGCCCAGAGGCCCCCTCACACCTGGAGGAAGTCAACTTCCCCGTGTATGCCAACCCCAACATCCGACAGCCACAGGACAACTACTACGCCTGTCCCAGACAGCTCGCCCTCAGAGCCTGA
- the LOC126404892 gene encoding zona pellucida sperm-binding protein 3-like, with protein sequence MRLTGSLKCSTAQTGVLLSGSDRRSVCILHQSAVLIFMELLCFWLNLLLGLCVRSSFALPSTHYTQHASFQSPQITESSKHPEQQKVAAEEREQVNTVRVTCHPDSLEIVIKADMFGVGAPVNGDELRLGVEYNDYCRPTTSSGDEYRIIVGLVDCGTKHWMTEDSLVYTNLLIYSPVVSPEGVVRMDEAVIPIECHYERKYSLSSSSLMPTWIPFTSTQSAVETLDFNLRIMTNDWLYERSSNVYHLGEPISIEASVRVGNHMGLRVFLSSCVATLNPDIYSVPRYVFIENGCLVDSQLPGSRSHFLTRSQDDKLQLVIDAFRFHNEDRGELYITCHLNAVPVNDAEALNKACTFVNGRWRSADGNEYLCGYCQSQNQNEIGQPSGKPSSPGKFAPRGFGKPDEPEALWRSALKTNTVWEKEASVGPMMVLPGMQKSGPIPVEDLPPVLKKISTPALYGSQWRSGVNNRRVDERKELLPDSPSTPDQVEVQTSQLDKRVESGTDLTDGDAERVAPHLEKVSPELSLKTKAAVLDNNGTVAISDVSPTDPSPVDVTTPSNATDSDLSEDDPKR encoded by the exons ATGAGGCTGACTGGAAGTTTAAAATGCTCCACTGCTCAGACTGGTGTGCTGCTGAGTGGGTCAGACAGGAGGAGTGTTTGCATTCTGCACCAGTctgctgttttaatattcatggagctgttgtgtttttggctgAACCTCCTTCTTGGACTGTGTGTCAGATCCTCTTTTGCTCTTCCAtccacacattacacacagcaTGCGTCGTTTCAAAGTCCTCAGATCACAGAGAGCTCCAAACACCCTGAGCAACAAAAGGTTGCGGCTGAGGAGCGAGAGCAGGTGAATACGGTCAGGGTGACCTGCCATCCGGACTCGTTGGAGATTGTCATCAAAGCCGACATGTTTGGAGTTGGAGCGCCTGTTAATGGTGATGAGTTACGCCTTGGAGTGGAGTACAATGATTATTGTAGGCCTACAACGTCTTCAGGAGATGAGTACAGAATCATTGTGGGACTTGTGGACTGTGGCACCAAACACTGG ATGACTGAGGACTCTCTGGTCTATACAAACCTCCTCATATACTCTCCTGTGGTCTCTCCAGAAGGGGTGGTTCGGATGGATGAGGCTGTAATTCCAATTGAGTGTCATTACGAAAG gAAGTACAGCTTGTCCAGTTCTTCACTCATGCCTACATGGATCCCCTTCACGTCCACCCAGTCTGCAGTGGAAACCTTGGACTTTAATTTGAGAATCATGACAA ATGACTGGCTGTATGAAAGAAGCTCTAATGTGTATCACCTTGGTGAGCCCATCAGCATCGAAGCCTCAGTCAGAGTTGGAAACCACATGGGGCTCCGAGTGTTTCTGAGCAGCTGTGTGGCGACACTTAACCCAGACATTTACTCTGTTCCCAGATACGTCTTCATTGAAAATGG GTGCTTGGTTGACTCCCAGCTTCCAGGTTCAAGGTCACACTTCCTAACCAGGTCACAGGATGACAAGCTCCAGTTGGTCATTGATGCCTTTAGGTTTCATaatgaggacagaggagag ctCTACATCACCTGCCACCTGAATGCTGTACCAGTAAATGATGCAGAGGCACTAAATAAGGCGTGCACTTTTGTAAATGGAAG ATGGCGGTCCGCTGATGGTAACGAATACTTATGTGGGTATTGTCAAAGCCAAAACCAAAATGAAATTGGCCAACCCAGCGGTAAACCGAGCAGCCCTGGCAAGTTTGCTCCTCGTGGGTTTGGGAAGCCAGATGAGCCTGAAGCCCTCTGGAGGAGCGCACTGAAGACCAATACAG TGTGGGAAAAGGAGGCAAGCGTGGGTCCAATGATGGTCTTGCCAGGCATGCAGAAAAGCGGGCCTATACCTGTGGAAGACCTCCCTCCTGTTCTCAAGAAAATCAGCACACCTGCACTGTATGGCAGTCAGTGGAGGAGTGGGGTGAACAACAGAAGAGTTG ATGAGAGGAAAGAGCTGCTCCCTGATTCACCATCTACACCAGACCAGGTGGAGGTTCAGACATCTCAACTGGACAAACGTGTTGAAAGCGGAACAGACCTAACAG ATGGCGATGCTGAGAGAGTTGCTCCACATCTAGAAAAAGTATCTCCTGAGCTCAGCTTGAAAACAAAGGCAGCAGTGTTGGACAATAACGGCACAGTGGCCATCAGTGACGTCAGCCCCACTGATCCGTCTCCTGTGGATGTGACCACACCGTCAAATGCAACAGATTCTGACCTTTCAGAAGATGACCCAAAGAGATAA